TAAGCTGGTGAAAATCTAAAGTTAATTGACATGTTCGATGTTTGTGATTTAATAGTATCAGAATTCTGTTTAAGGAATTTAGATAATTCGTTACATGCGCCTACAAAATTTGTTCCATTATcagaaaaaatgtttgttggTTTGCCCCTACGAgcaataaatctatttaatgCAGCTAAATATGACTCACTGCTCAGATCGGTCACAAGTTCTATGTGCACGGCCTTGACGGCTAAACACACAAATATGCAAAGATAAGATTTCATAGTTCTACTTCCTCTTCCCTTACGGTTCAGTATCATGACCGGCCCGGCGTAGTCAACAGCAGTGTTGGTGAACGGAAACTCAGCATGCAAGCGCTGTTCGGGAAGATTGCCCATGATTGGTTGTATAATCCTTCCCGAGAAACGACAACATTTAATACATCTTTGAACTGTTTTGCGAGCCAAGTTTCTGCCCCCAATAACCCAAAATTTGTGACGCAAGGTAGCCAAAAGCAACTGTGGACCAGCGTGCATAAGCCAAATGTGATATTGTCTGAATATGAGTTCTGCGAGGTGATGCTTTGATGAAAGCAATATGGGGTGTTTTGtgtcaaaatcataaaaagAGTTATTAAGTCTACCTCCCACTCGCATAAGTTCGTCAGCTTTGTTAAAGAATGGATTTAAATTgcataatgaatttttaataggtaaatttttattatttttcaataacgtATATTCTTGTGAAAAATGTTCACGCTGTGCGAATCTGCAAAGTGCGCTTAGAGCAGAATTGAGTTCATGGATTGTTAGGTGACCACTACGCTTATTTTTcctattacaataattatgaatgaaCCTTTGAACGTAAGCCACAATACGTTGTAATCGGTTGAAACTAGagaattgtttaaataaatttgaataatatgtgATATGATCTAATTGAGTAGTCGACAAGTTACATTGAACCTTAAATTCTGGTAATTCAGATTGCTTATAGCTTGTTGGTTGGGTTGGCCATGATGAGTCATCTTGCGCCAGGAATGCTGGCCCAGTCCACCATAATGCACAAGTTTCTAATTGTTTAGCGTCTAGCCCTCGTGAGCCTATATCGGCGGGGTTAACGCTGGTGGGTACGTAACGCCAGGCAGATGACTCGCTTCTGTCAAGAATCTCTTGAattctattaaaaacaaacgGCTTTAATAAATGagtttttgaagattttatccAACCAAGCACAATAGTTGAATCACaccaataaatacaattatttatgtgtaatCTAAGCGATGATTTTACTTTATCTACTAATTTTGCAGCGAGAAGTGCTCCGCACAATTCCAGCCGCGGTACAGTTGTCTGTTTCAATGGAGCGACTCGACTTTTCGCTGTCAATAAGTGAACAGAAACGTTATTATTGTAAGAAACGGATTTAACGTAAACACAAGCCGAATACGCATAACTCGATGCGTCACTGAATGAATGGAGCTCAATGATCGCTGAGTCATCGCAAACAATGCATCTCGGAACGCGTATATGGTTGATATATAGTAAAGAATCAATGAATTTTTGCCAACAGCTTGCAATATCTGCAGGAACGTTCTCATCCcatgtaatttttaaagacCACAGTTTTTGCAAGATAGTTTTTGCGTTAAGTATGCATGGGTTAATTATGCCTAATGGGTCAAAGATTTGTGACATGATCGATAAAATAGTACGCTTACTAACGagtttgttttcttttatatttactgcGAACATTAACTTGTCTTCTTTGCACGACCAAAGGAGACCCAATGTTTTTGAATATTCGTTGTTACTCAAGTTAAGTAATCCGTCATTTACACTTTCATTAACGATTTCGTTAATGATATGAGGACAGTTTGAATACCACTTTCTTAAATGAAATTGACCTGATTGTAACTGCTTTATGACTCCCTTACAGATTTGTAGTAATTCTTTTTCGGATGATGCTCCAGTTATGAGGTCATCAACATAAAAATCGCGTTGAATAATTTCAGAAATAACTTTATCGGGACATTCTAAACCGAGTTGTTTTAAACATCTAGTCGCAAGGTAAGGCGCGGATGCCGTACCGTATGTTACTGTTTTTaacttatattgttttatttgttcataaGGCTCAAACCGCCATAATATTTGTTGCAACTGATGCTGATCTTCGTGAACATAGATCATGCGGTACATTTTTTCCACGTCTGCAGTGGCAATGAATTTATGTTGGCGCATTCTAACTAAAATACTATAGAGGTCATCTTGTACAGTTGGACCgatattttgtatattgttaAATGACAGACCAGAGGTCGTGACTGCAGAGGCATCAAATACGACGCGTAATTTGGTAGATAAACTGGTTTCACGACAAACACCGTGATGCGGCAACAGGTAAGTGTATATATCTTTTTCAggatttttattttcgtaCATGTGATTTAAGGTGatatattctttaataaatttacaatattgttCCTTGAATACCGGGTCTTTACTAAATCTACGCTCTAATGATAAAAATCTAGACAAAGCTCGCTCGTATGATTCACCCAGTTTGATGGGAGATTCTTTCAAAGGTATGGTCACAACAAACCGCCCGTCAGGCAGCCGTGATGTATTTTTCGAAAAATGTTCTTCACattctttttcttcttttgATATTTGTTTATGAGTAGGTACAGTTTCATGCTCAAAAAATTGTGAAACAAGATCGTGAAGTTGATTATCATGAGACAAAGTAATATGATTGCAGTGgactgtatttaaattattaggtatctGAACTAGACCTGATATTAACCAACCAAGCGTGGTCTGGCTTAATGTGGGCATATTtttacctaaatatatattttttgagcATAAAACACTCCAAAATATGTCCGCTCCAAGCAGCATGTCTACTTGAGACGGCACATTGAATGTAGGATCAGCTAAAGTAATGTTTTCtggtatatttaataatttatagttaatataCGCAGTGGGTAAGTTTTGAGTAATTCGCGGCACtacaaaacaattaatattctGCGTGTATGAGTTGATAAGCGACGATATGACAACTTCACATCGTTTAGTTAATTGTGATGATTGGGAATTCAACCCTTCAACTAATGACGAAGTCGAAACGGTCGGTAAGTCAAGTTTAGTTAATAAATTCTCGGTAATGAAGCTTGATGTGCTACCATTGTCTAATAAGGCTCGCACTGTGTGTTTGTGGCCATGCCTATCCTGCACTTGGATTAAAGCAGTGGACAGTAAGacacaattattatgaattgcTGATAAGACGATATTGTCttctgtattataatttttaggttTTTCTGTTTCAGGTTGCATCTGCGTGGGCTGCGCCAGCGGCGGCGCCGCGCATAGAACAACATTTTGATCGGGAGCTGAGGACGTCGCATCCGAAGGTAAGTGTTTATGTAATAAGCTGTTCAGTCTATTGTTACAAAAACGGCAAGATTCGAATTTACATGCGTTGGCATTGTGCCCTTGAcgcaaacaatttaaacataattttaagcCTTTAGCTTTTTGCATTCTGTGTTCTAATGAAAGTGACTTGAATTTCTGACAACGGTATATTGGATGATTCTGCTTGCATAACGGACAAGCATATTGTGGTTTATTATTCGTAGTAGGAGGAGATAAAGAATTGACAACTAATGATTTCTGACGATTATGCGTGACGTCGCTGTGCCGGCGTTTAGCGCTGGCTTCCTCCATTGTTTCTAGTAAATCAGACCggtttttaagaaatgtaagAAGATTTTCAAGCGTAGGTAAGTCTTTAAATGTGTTGCGGTACGTTTCCCATTCCCGACTTGTAACTGAATCTAATTTATTCGACAAAATGTGGATGATAAGTGCATCCCAGTGTTCAGTAGGTAAATTCAGTGTCTTTAGTGCTCTAAGATTTCTATTTACATTATCGATAATATTACGCATACCCTTGGATGATTCCTTAGTTAATGTttcgatattaaaaattgactGAATGTGATTATTGACAAGAAGTCGCTTATTGTTGTAGCGATCACAGAGTAGATCCCAAGCAATACTATAATTATCAGCTGAAAAATCTAGCGCTCGAATAATCAAAGCTGCACTATCTTTTAGAGATGCGCGTAggtaatgaaattttgtaatttcgtTAATTGATTCATCTGAGTGTATGAGTGAACTAAATGTGTCATGAAATTCAAGCCAGTCCTGATACCGACCCGAAAAGCTAGGTAAGTGGATAGTAGGAAGTTTAAGGTTTGGCCTACCTCCGTGCACAGAACTAGAACCTGAGACCGATAAGTCGACGTCCCTTGGGGCGCTGTCGCCGCTCCGCGCCAGCGCCTCCTTGGCAACCGCGAAAGTGCTAAAATACTTGCTCTCGAACTCCTCGCGTTCATCGTCTGAAGAATCACATAATTGTTCTATATTAGTTTGAATATTATCAAATTCGGTATAAAGTTCTTCGAATCTTGACAAACGAACACTAAGTTCACTTGCTTGAAGTCTAGTTAATGATTTACACTCATCGAGAGGatctaaaaactttttaaaatttgttaatttcTGTTTACATGTACCACgttgtttttttaaagctGAAATATCCATttcgtatttaatttaatagttgaCCTACTTACgatagaaatattaatttacctgAACTATTAGTTTAGCTAAAGCACACAACTCTGACACTAATCAATCACAAAaaacacagaacagtaaaataattatgaaatgaataaaCGAGAATACTTATATTTGTGAATATGAAGTGAGGGTGATTCGGTATAATAGGGATCGGTTACCGCCGCGTAACCACCTGAATGCAAGTCACGTTGCGCTGCGCGTGATTCACAATGGATCAACTGTAAGACGAAAgcaacaaattataattagtttCTATTCATCTAAaatgaattatgtttttaacagTTAATGTACAGATGACACAATCTGAGAACTagaaaatgattttatgaGATTTTATAGCAATAAAATGCTgcaattaatgttataaattaatgagaaagaaaagaaataatCTTTaggtaatgtttttaatttaatgttatttaaatgagATTAACCGCAGTTAAATCTCGATGTAATTGGTAGATAATGATTTAATGAAGTTTCGGCATATATCAATGCACGAAAcaaataatgataattggtAAGGCTTTTAGATACGCACTAAAGGCGAAAGTAAAAAGCAAAATGAGATATATTTAATGAGTTTCAATTGAAATGAATCGGAAagattcaatattaaattccTAATGGAAAAAATTGGAACGAACTCACAATAACGCCACCTCCCCGGTTCTCACAAATTTCCCATTGAAGTAGGTGCGAGTTCGATGCTTCCAATGGTGACTCTCAGCTCCGCAGGTAGGTATGTCTTCACCGGCGAAACGGCTGCCACGTGCGCGATTCCTTCCTCTGTATAGGTGCTGATTTGATATCCGTCTCGTAAGTTCCAAAATGAAGAGGCTGGTTGCGGCTTTGGTGGCTTCGTCGCCGGTGAAATAAGAAGGCGTAATGGTAGTTCAAGGTTTATATTTGTGCTCGGCAATTTACATAAAGACAAGTCCAaacaaattgtaattattaatgcGTGTGTTCGACTGTTCGCACGAGCCGCGCAGCTGAGAGTGCCGGTCGCTGGATAAGGCGCGCGGGGCGGGAGGGGCGATCGGCCGATGAGCCCACGCGAgcctgtgtgtgtgtgtgtataattaataatttgcacACAAGGCGTCAACATGTCTCTTTCTAAATGTAGGCTTTATTAGTACTGACACAGTAGCCAAATATAGGCAATAAAATgcgaaaataataaaagaaataaaaaacatataaaagtatgttattttctagtatttatttactaactgATATGGAGATTCTTGTAGCCTCATGAATTCGGTTCATTATTTCGTCGCAAGAAAGGCAAAATTACTGAAGCGCCAAAATAGGCATATTGAGTTATATAGATATTCGGAATCAGCGTTTTTTTCTGCGTCGATCAGTCTGGGTTCCACTGAGATACGAGCACTATTTTGGCGTTTCAGTAAATGGAAAAAAGGGGAGTTTTCATCAGACAGAGTCCTTAAGCGACACTTTTTTGGCATTTTATTCGTGCCTGTCacttatgtaattttgttttccagcaataaattacaagtaaattttaagtaaatttggCATCCGGCAATTTAAAAGCTAATAGTTTATAAGCATTTTTGGACTACtcgaaacaaacataaaagttggtataagtaattttgaattgaagtatttataataagtaaggCTTGTAAGAAAATTAGTCTTTCGATTTTTATGCCGGAAATGGCGTATAAGTAATTTTGCCTTACTGTTATTGAGCAAGTTTTTGACTTTCAGTATCTTTACTATGAAGTAATATTTTAGCAAAAGTAATAGAAGTAAAATTGAAAGCTGGTCAATACGTCATTTACGTCgctaaagtaaaaaatatggaGCTGCAATACTGCAAAACCTGATTATAACCCGCGCGTACGCCGCGTATCAGTCAGTCTGCTCGACAGAGCCACTGAGAGTACACGTGTGTCGGTATTTGTTGCCGCTCAAATAGATCGAGAAAATAAGGGAATATTggtgataaatgataataatgcAATAACGGACTCCTCAATCGGTAAGTTAGCtatttattagtataaaaattataataatttattacataagaagcaataattattagtaaagTCAGcttcggtaagtacctaaatccatactaatattataaatgcgaaagtaactctgtctgtctgtctgttactcaatcacgcttaaactactgaaccaatttgcatgaaatttggtatggagatattttgatacccgagaaaggacataggctaccttttattgcaaaatatgtaccacgggcgaagccggggcggaccactagtacctaataatttataaagaaatataccGAAATGTCATTTGACGCTGGTTCTGTTTTTGTGTATACCTAATCTTTAGATACGAGTATGTACGTTATTGTTTTAGATTGAGCAAGGCATTTTAGAATtctaaatagtttttaacagGTTTGTCAGGTCTAGACCAGCACGGCAGATATTCGGCACGAGCCATAAGTTCCCAATTTGTGTCGGATATTTTAGCCTGCCATCTAGCTTGAGtaatatacctagtataaattatttacttaaccGATTATTATGAAACTTGCACTCTCTCATATTAAGTCTCTagatatctttttttttgaagagtGTATAATGTTGGTTTTGGTCGAGACTGGCTTGTTACCTCGTGGTGTCGGCCGAGAAGTAGTACCACCCCATTTACAAAACTGACCGTGTGGACAACCACATGCCGACCTCAGTTGATTCCTTTGGGCAAAATTGTGGTCAAGACTTATTTTTTAACCTATAATATCCCACGGCTGGGCAAAGGTCTCCCCAAAATTCATCCACTCTTTATGATCTAGTGAACAATCCGGCCAGTCTTCAAGGAAGGTGTCTAATACAAGAATGggcattatttatattataatattaaaaactggtatactaaacgttttttttcatttacatgAGACTTACTATTCCTTTCTATATTTTCAGCTCATAATGGAAAGTAAGAAACAAAGTTTTTACAAAAGGTACGCAGCAAGACTGAAGGATGAACAGGAACCTGTAGCTGGAACATCAAAGACACCACTGATGGAAACAGTCTCAAAGCCAGCAGTAGTTAAAAGACTGATATTTAAAACACCTAAAAAAGAAACACAGAAGTACAAATCAAAAAACTTGAACAAGAAGCTATTGATATCAAAACCAGTTGTTATGCGCAGTGAAAATACAGAAGCTGAATCACCATCCATGGATTTAACAGTTTGCGATTTGACAGATGACATAAGAGAACCATACCAGGAACAAAATCTTACAGAAAAAGTAATACAAAAAGAATTAGACATTTTCAGAGAAATTGAACGACAACACGAAATTGAGGAGGCTTGTGAACAAATCCGACGAGAACACTTTGAAGAGATGAACACAGGATCAAAATTTGTACAAATTGAATCTAAACAACTTGAACTGACAGacagtaaaattataatggaaGATTACAACACTGAAACACCTGAGATAGTACCAGACAGCATACTGAAGCGATGTGATAGCAAGCAGTTTTTTGAGACAGAAGAAAGCAAAGgagaaattgtaaaatttactAATGAAAATATAGAATCTGAAAATGATGCTACCGATGGCATATTGTTATGTCTTCGAAACAACATGGAGCACAACAATGACatagattttaaatacatgagagatttcaaagaaatagatattaatttacaggaaaatgaaaaagtatccgctgaaattaattttactaacaTAGGAATGAATATACAGGAAGACCAAAAAAGCTATGAAGGAGAGATTTGTAATGATAAGAAAAtacctgaaataaatgaatcgGTGCAAAATGAATCGCATATAAGCAAAAACGTCAATTTGGGTAGTAAGATAAGTGGAGATCAAAAAGAAGAGATAAGAACTGACAATGATAAAGGTAACCAAGAGAAGCatgaaaatgttacaaaaaatgatCGTGAtgattacataaaaattaagcGGTTGAGACAACAAACAAGAGAGAAGTACGTAGACTTTTTGTCAGATAATGAAGATTTTGTTTGGAGTTCTTCATCATGGGAACATTCATCATCTGGATCGGTATCCGATGGTACGAAGAAAACTAAGAAAAGTAAGAAATCAAAGAAGAAAAATGAGAGATCTGAGAAGACTATGAAATCGAAGGTTCAAGAAGAAGAGAATGAAGTTTTTGAAGTTGAGGGTAGAGAAAAGAAGAAACAGAAGaacaaaagaaaagaaaacaaagCAAAAAAAGATTCCGGGCATGAGTATGTAAATTCTAAAGGAAAAGTTATTCCAGCCAaagaaatgaaacaaaatcCCTGTAAGCCACAAAATTGCTCTAACGCATGTTACGAAATAACCGATGAAAAGAGAAAagctatatttttacatttttgggGTTTATCGTCTGAAAGACGAAAAGACTGGTTGGTGAGCCATTCTAAAAAGATGGGTATAAAAAGAAAGCGAGCAGATACGGCTAAGCGTACCAACacttttaattactttattaacGATGGTGAAGGGCAAGCCCAAGTGTGTCAACAATTTTTGACTTGTACACTAGATCTCAAGCAAAAAACATTGTACAATACAGTAAACAACGCATCATTTGGCAGTGCAAAAGAAGATATGCGTGGAAAACACGAACCCCGAAATAAAACCCCAAATTTAATAACCGAAAAGGTACGAACATACATAAAGGAATTACCAGCTTTGCCTTCACACTACTGCAGAAAAAATAGCACAAGAACATATTTACCGACAGAATTtcgtaatatttcaaatttgtaTAGAATTTATAAAGAGACTCAGCTTGCAAATGGCAACGTCTACGCTGGAGAAAaacttttcaaaaaaatattcaacacTGAATTTAATATTGGGTTCCATTTCCCCCGCAAGGATAAGTGTCTGAAATGTACACAATATGAGAATAATAAGAGTTTTGATGAAGAAGAAAAACGGAAGCACTTAATTGACAAAGAAGAATCTGCTGAAAGGTTTAAAGCACATCAAAGTATTTACAATAAAGACAATAGTGTTTTATGCACATCATTTGACCTTCAAAAGGTGTTGAATACGCCCCACGGTGAAAACATGATGCTGTATTATTCGCGCAAAGTGgctgtatataatttaacattcTATGAATCAGGCACTAGAAACGGGTTCTGCTACACATGGTCAGAAAATAATGGAAAACGGGGTGCCAATGAGATATCATCAATTTTGGAGaagtacataaaaaatgtGGATCTAAGGGGTACAGTGAAACATTTATTACTATATTGTGACTCATGTCCGgggcaaaataaaaataagatagtATTAACATgtttaaatgaaatacttaAGAAGTGTAACACTCTCCTatcaattcaaataaattatttgctcCCAGGGCATACCTATATGCCGGTTGACTCTATGCACTCCGTTATAGATAAAAGCTTAAAAGGCATTATAGTGTGGGCACCGTCGCAGTGGAGCACAATTTTTACTATGTCTAGGAAGTCACCAAGACCATATGAAGTAGAGGTCCTTAATTATGCAGATTTTAACAAATGGGACACAGTTgctgaaaaatatttcaaagctAATTTAGCCGGAAAAATAAGCAATTTAAGAAcagttacatttaaaaaatcggTGGCAAATATGGCTTTGGTGAAATGCTCCATGAATCCGGATGCGCAAACGGAACTGATCGAGGTCGtgaagaaaattaataaccCACAGCTTAAACGATGCTACAAAGCGATGCTGCCTATTTGCAGGAAGAAATACACGGATCTGAACAAATTGTGCTCCAATAATGTGATACCAACTGTGTATCATACggaatatcaaaatatgaataatgatCCCAAAGTTCAAAACTGCTTGGCTGAAACAGACGAGGAAGATGATGATGTATTGGCCTAAGATAGAAGTGGATCCAACGCACCTTTTGCTATTTTAtactcgtttttttttttaaataccgtCGAAAACATGACGTGTTAGTTAATGAAGATTGTTTTgattacaaatttattttattttatttttaaatgtcaaaGACTGAAAGAAACGTTGattctcattttttttatttcgtaagcttattactattattatttttgccaaAGAGACTTTTTGTTTAAAAGGAGTAGAATTATACCTAAAGTTTATAACTTAATTATaggattaaataaaataaaaattaacagctgtattttaatttatttctcgAAACAATTTCCCTCTTAATTCAAATAGGAGGCCTTTGCCCAGCTATCTATCCAATTTAAGAGCTGAGCTCTAATCAGAGGAGGCAGCCCAGCTCAAGCCCATCTCAATGCCAGACTAATTACgtaagattatattttattaaaaaaaaagataggAATTTTCATAATCATAAGCAATTAAGACTTTACTCTTACACATTAGTAATGGAGTAtacgttattatttatggttCAAGTAACTTTAATTTTCGGCACTACAGTATTTATGTATTGTGTATTAACTGAAGTTATAAGTAGTTAAAGGTGTgattagataaaattaattatcccTTACGTCTTTTTACTCGAAAAAACTATAACAATAACCTACCTCTAAGGATTTTTACTGATTCAACATAATGAGCCGATCACTTTTTAAGTTGTTTTAACACGATGAAACCAGACTTGTAAAAGTCCTTTCAGTAATTTAAGATTACGAACATAACATTATTGATATAGTTCCAGAAAATTTGTCGTTTTCCAAAATATATACGTAAGAgttataagtaattttgattgctataaatatttgaatcaAATGGCGGTTAAGAAATTTTGCTTTACTGTAAATTGAAGTCATTTTTACTTAAGCGCCACTATATCACAAACCAGCAGtccaattattatagtttgtaCTTCTGGACATAGAAAatgacaaattaataaaagtttaccTTGACGTCATCGAAATTCGTGTGCGGGGAAAAAAGTTATgaattaaaaacgaaaaaaaaaaaattaaaacggcTTTTTCTCGAAATGGCCATTTGGAGCTTCAGTAAATTTGCCTTTCCTGCGACGATTTgttttttcatgaattttctttaatatttaagctCGTATAAGTCGCAATAGTAGGAAAGTCGCTAATGTAAACGGGTCATATAAGGTAAGGcagttgatttaaaaaaaaatctgcacCAGATCGTTTCATTCTTGGAAGCTTTGATATTACTTTTAAGCATATTATGTGTTTACCAAACATACATATTGAACttaggtaattaaattttgtgaaatttaaatgttgtATTGCATTAATGATTCTACttccaaaattttatttactaaatatttcGCTTTTTTACCGCttggttgcctggcagagatcactgcttagtgataaggccgccaattgTACTACATCTTTCTAGTACcatattatctttttattgtttcttattatttaatgtttgtattacaataaagtttaataaataaataaataaataatattacaaggTTCAGTCAATGGTTTCATTTGTATGTAAGTAATCAAATTATGAAAAGCAATATTATGTAACGCAAATTTCAATCAGATCGGTCCAGTGGTTTACGTGTGACAAAGTAAGAAA
This is a stretch of genomic DNA from Colias croceus chromosome 4, ilColCroc2.1. It encodes these proteins:
- the LOC123691051 gene encoding uncharacterized protein LOC123691051; amino-acid sequence: MDISALKKQRGTCKQKLTNFKKFLDPLDECKSLTRLQASELSVRLSRFEELYTEFDNIQTNIEQLCDSSDDEREEFESKYFSTFAVAKEALARSGDSAPRDVDLSVSGSSSVHGGQGNYCCAHSFPIYENTATENPFLE
- the LOC123691050 gene encoding uncharacterized protein LOC123691050 translates to MESKKQSFYKRYAARLKDEQEPVAGTSKTPLMETVSKPAVVKRLIFKTPKKETQKYKSKNLNKKLLISKPVVMRSENTEAESPSMDLTVCDLTDDIREPYQEQNLTEKVIQKELDIFREIERQHEIEEACEQIRREHFEEMNTGSKFVQIESKQLELTDSKIIMEDYNTETPEIVPDSILKRCDSKQFFETEESKGEIVKFTNENIESENDATDGILLCLRNNMEHNNDIDFKYMRDFKEIDINLQENEKVSAEINFTNIGMNIQEDQKSYEGEICNDKKIPEINESVQNESHISKNVNLGSKISGDQKEEIRTDNDKGNQEKHENVTKNDRDDYIKIKRLRQQTREKYVDFLSDNEDFVWSSSSWEHSSSGSVSDGTKKTKKSKKSKKKNERSEKTMKSKVQEEENEVFEVEGREKKKQKNKRKENKAKKDSGHEYVNSKGKVIPAKEMKQNPCKPQNCSNACYEITDEKRKAIFLHFWGLSSERRKDWLVSHSKKMGIKRKRADTAKRTNTFNYFINDGEGQAQVCQQFLTCTLDLKQKTLYNTVNNASFGSAKEDMRGKHEPRNKTPNLITEKVRTYIKELPALPSHYCRKNSTRTYLPTEFRNISNLYRIYKETQLANGNVYAGEKLFKKIFNTEFNIGFHFPRKDKCLKCTQYENNKSFDEEEKRKHLIDKEESAERFKAHQSIYNKDNSVLCTSFDLQKVLNTPHGENMMLYYSRKVAVYNLTFYESGTRNGFCYTWSENNGKRGANEISSILEKYIKNVDLRGTVKHLLLYCDSCPGQNKNKIVLTCLNEILKKCNTLLSIQINYLLPGHTYMPVDSMHSVIDKSLKGIIVWAPSQWSTIFTMSRKSPRPYEVEVLNYADFNKWDTVAEKYFKANLAGKISNLRTVTFKKSVANMALVKCSMNPDAQTELIEVVKKINNPQLKRCYKAMLPICRKKYTDLNKLCSNNVIPTVYHTEYQNMNNDPKVQNCLAETDEEDDDVLA